Genomic segment of Alistipes sp. ZOR0009:
ACATTTATAGGATCGCTAATCCAGACCTCCCCTGTACTTTTAACTTGGCTATAACCAAAATCGGTTTCAACCTTACTAAGCAGCATTTTAGAGTCAACAGCAGCCTCTTTACAATGCAAGAATTTTTGTACCTGCGAAGAATCGCTAACCTTAAAGTCTTCGATATACCAGATAGCGTAAACCTCCTGATCCTCCTCCAAAACATGCCTAATGGTGTTTTTGTACAGGTCAAACTTCATATCGAGCATTCCCGACTGGCTCTCGAAGCTTGATGCCATCATTTGTAGCGCGCTCTCCTTGGAGTTAACAAACTCAACCGCTTTAGACGAATTTTCTTTCCCCAGCGCTGTTGCTGCTTTTTCCGCATTATCCAGCACAATACTTCTAGATCGTAACGATACAATTGATAGCAACACCAAAAGAATAATTCCAGCAGCCCCTACAATTGAAATGTTAATCTTTACCCTAATACTACTATTAAGGTAATATTCCTTCACCCTCTTTATCATCCCCATCTTTTTCAATTTGTGTACAAATGTAAAAATACGACACGCTCTCCTAAAATCGTTTTGTCATTATTAACAAATAGGTTGTTATGTAAAATTCGAGAAGCTCAATTACACGTCTTTTAAGCCAACAAAACCTAATTTTAACACTCAATTATTAACTTGAATTATCGTTTATTAAGGAGAGAGAACATCGATATACATTATCTGGAGTTCTTTTATGAATATTTCTGCGCAATAGTCAACTATATTGCCTCAATTTTACGTATAAACAAAACCATTCCTTTTCAATAAAACGATTCTATGCTATAAAATTCCCAATCTAAGGTTAGATTCCTATCTTTGCACCGTTTTAAACGATTCCGCAATGACTATAAACGAAGTAGAAGATCAAATTGTAGAGGAATTCAGCATCTTCGACGATTGGATGGACCGCTACAACTACCTGATAGAACTCAGCAAAGAGCTTCCTCCTATCGAAGAAAAGCAAAAAACCGAACAAAACGTAATAAAAGGCTGCCAATCGCGCGTATGGGTTAACGCCGAATTCAATGATGGAAGAATACACTTTACTGCAGATAGCGACGCTATCATTACGAAAGGTATCATAGCGC
This window contains:
- a CDS encoding SufE family protein, translating into MTINEVEDQIVEEFSIFDDWMDRYNYLIELSKELPPIEEKQKTEQNVIKGCQSRVWVNAEFNDGRIHFTADSDAIITKGIIALLIRVLSERTPAEILSAELTFIDKIGLRENLSPTRANGLLAMIKQMKLYALAYQAKGE